One Camelus ferus isolate YT-003-E chromosome 27, BCGSAC_Cfer_1.0, whole genome shotgun sequence DNA window includes the following coding sequences:
- the LOC102505606 gene encoding 60S ribosomal protein L7a-like, producing the protein MPKGKKAEGKKVAPAPAVVEKQEAQKVVNPLFEERPESFGSGQDIQPKRDLTRFVKCPRSIRPQRQRAVLDKRLKVPPAINRFTQALDRGTAAQLLKFTHKYRPEMKQEKKRGCWCPGAETNAAGQGDVPTKRPPVLRAEVNTVTTLVENKKAQLVVIAHDVDPTELAVFLPARCRKLGVPHCIIKGTARLGLLVHRETCTTVAFTRVNSGDKRALAKLVEAIRKPT; encoded by the coding sequence ATGCCGAAGGGAAAGAAGGCGGAGGGGAAGAAGGTGGCCCCCGCCCCTGCTGTCGTGGAGAAGCAGGAGGCCCAGAAGGTGGTAAATCCCCTGTTTGAGGAAAGGCCCGAGAGTTTTGGCAGTGGACAGGACATCCAGCCCAAAAGGGACCTCACTCGCTTTGTCAAATGTCCCCGCTCCATCCGGCCGCAGCGGCAAAGGGCTGTCCTCGATAAGCGGCTGAAAGTACCTCCCGCGATTAACCGGTTCACCCAGGCCTTGGACCGCGGAACAGCTGCTCAGCTGCTTAAGTTCACCCACAAGTACAGACCAGAGATGAAACAAGAGAAGAAGCGAGGTTGCTGGTGCCCTGGAGCTGAGACAAATGCTGCTGGCCAAGGAGATGTCCCCACTAAGAGGCCACCCGTCCTTCGAGCAGAGGTTAATACTGTCACCACCTTGGTGGAGAACAAGAAGGCTCAGCTGGTGGTGATTGCACACGACGTGGACCCAACCGAGCTGGCTGTCTTCCTGCCTGCCCGGTGTCGGAAGCTGGGGGTCCCCCACTGCATCATCAAGGGGACggccaggctggggctcctgGTGCACAGGGAGACCTGCACCACTGTTGCCTTCACGCGAGTGAACTCGGGAGACAAAAGAGCTCTGGCCAAGCTGGTGGAAGCCATCAGGAAGCCAACATGA